One region of Jatrophihabitans cynanchi genomic DNA includes:
- the pknB gene encoding Stk1 family PASTA domain-containing Ser/Thr kinase gives MQTATADPLIGRTLEGRYRIVDRIARGGMSTVYSAVDERLDRLVAVKIMSGALSSDPAFSDRFAREARAAARLTHLNTVAVYDQGSDTSNGEHHVFLVMELVQGRTLRDLIRERAAAAPGNKAGGTFTPAEAISIMQPVLSALSAAHRAGIVHRDVKPENILLSDDGVVKVADFGLARAVEADAASTRTGLMMGTVAYCAPEQITRGQADPRADVYASGVVLFELLTGKPPYQGESAMNVAYQHVHSRVPAPSSRAKGVPSEIDELVVLATDPDPDERPADAGEFLAELADIRAQLGLPVVPIPPRPRRTARPGGRDVAQARTTAHPRRPPGARTTDHLGAIAAAPHDTQIVPGRAAPGPARRTDSPPPPVVIPPPKRKQLTERQRRRRRGLIALLVIILLGLGAGVAAWWFAAGRYSKVPNLHNDSLTSARAELSGAGFKVGSVATDFSETVPKNQVIGTRPGAGSRLERGKAVSITISLGKYRIEVPKVAGQTLEDAESAIAGKGLQFRVTQTSDDKVHAGNAIKTSPAAGEKVKKDQVVTIFVSSGPPVIDIPQFDPGTPVAQVDRKLKSLGLKVSHNEEFSDSVPKNGLITLAPSDQAVKFSTIVVTVSKGPQMVTIPDIAPLVTLARDAKAQLESLGLVVDLEPIPGARQDPVVLDMNPKSGERVRVGSTVTLRVF, from the coding sequence GTGCAGACGGCGACCGCAGATCCGCTGATCGGCCGCACGCTCGAAGGCCGGTACCGCATCGTCGACCGCATCGCCCGCGGCGGGATGTCCACGGTGTACTCGGCAGTCGACGAGCGGCTCGACCGGCTTGTCGCGGTCAAGATCATGTCCGGCGCGCTGTCCTCCGACCCCGCGTTCAGCGACCGGTTCGCCCGCGAGGCGCGCGCGGCCGCGAGGTTGACTCACCTGAACACAGTGGCCGTCTACGACCAGGGCTCGGACACCAGCAACGGCGAGCACCACGTGTTCCTCGTGATGGAGTTGGTTCAGGGCCGCACGCTGCGGGACCTGATCCGCGAGCGCGCCGCGGCCGCCCCCGGCAACAAGGCCGGCGGGACGTTCACGCCGGCCGAGGCGATCTCGATCATGCAGCCGGTGCTGAGCGCCCTGTCCGCGGCGCACCGGGCGGGCATCGTGCACCGCGACGTGAAGCCGGAGAACATCCTGCTCTCGGACGACGGCGTGGTGAAGGTCGCGGACTTCGGCCTGGCCCGCGCGGTCGAGGCCGATGCGGCGTCCACCCGCACCGGGCTGATGATGGGCACCGTCGCGTACTGCGCACCGGAGCAGATCACCCGTGGCCAGGCCGACCCCCGCGCGGACGTGTACGCGAGCGGCGTCGTGCTGTTCGAACTGCTCACCGGCAAGCCGCCGTACCAGGGCGAGTCGGCGATGAACGTGGCCTACCAGCACGTGCACAGCCGGGTTCCCGCCCCGTCCTCGCGGGCCAAGGGCGTTCCGTCGGAGATCGACGAACTCGTGGTGCTCGCCACCGACCCCGACCCGGACGAGCGCCCCGCCGACGCAGGTGAGTTCCTTGCCGAACTAGCCGACATCCGCGCGCAACTCGGGCTGCCGGTGGTCCCGATACCGCCGCGCCCCCGCCGCACCGCCCGGCCGGGCGGACGGGATGTCGCGCAGGCACGCACCACCGCGCATCCACGCCGGCCGCCCGGCGCGCGCACCACCGATCACCTCGGCGCCATCGCCGCCGCACCGCACGACACCCAGATCGTGCCGGGGCGCGCGGCGCCCGGCCCTGCCCGTCGCACCGACAGCCCGCCGCCCCCGGTGGTGATCCCGCCGCCGAAGCGCAAGCAGCTCACCGAGCGGCAGCGGCGCAGGCGGCGCGGGCTGATCGCGCTGCTCGTCATCATCCTGCTCGGCCTCGGGGCCGGCGTCGCCGCCTGGTGGTTCGCCGCCGGCCGGTACTCGAAGGTGCCGAACCTGCACAACGACAGCCTCACCAGCGCCCGGGCCGAACTGTCCGGCGCCGGCTTCAAGGTGGGCAGCGTCGCCACCGACTTCTCCGAGACCGTGCCGAAGAACCAGGTGATCGGCACGCGGCCGGGCGCCGGGTCGCGGCTCGAGCGTGGCAAGGCCGTCTCGATCACGATCTCACTGGGCAAGTACCGCATCGAGGTGCCCAAGGTCGCCGGCCAGACGCTGGAGGACGCGGAGTCGGCCATCGCCGGCAAGGGCCTGCAGTTCCGCGTCACGCAGACCTCGGACGACAAGGTGCACGCGGGCAACGCGATCAAGACCAGCCCGGCCGCGGGCGAGAAGGTGAAGAAGGACCAGGTCGTCACCATCTTCGTCTCCAGCGGCCCGCCGGTGATCGACATCCCGCAGTTCGACCCCGGCACCCCGGTCGCCCAGGTCGACCGCAAGCTCAAGAGCCTCGGGCTCAAGGTCAGCCACAACGAGGAGTTCAGCGACAGCGTCCCGAAGAACGGGCTGATCACCCTCGCACCGTCGGACCAGGCCGTGAAGTTCAGCACCATCGTGGTCACCGTGTCCAAGGGTCCGCAGATGGTGACGATCCCTGACATCGCGCCGCTCGTCACCCTGGCCCGCGACGCGAAGGCGCAGCTGGAGTCACTCGGCCTCGTGGTCGACCTCGAGCCGATTCCCGGTGCCCGGCAGGATCCGGTCGTGCTGGACATGAACCCCAAGTCCGGCGAGCGGGTCAGGGTGGGTTCCACTGTCACGTTGCGGGTCTTCTGA
- a CDS encoding deoxyribonuclease IV, with product MAHALPRAEAVGAEAIQIFVSSPRAWAPPPPDPDGDDAFRSACDLPVFIHAPYLINFGSPSPETLARSCAALEFALRRGAAVGARGVVVHAGSAVLGNAWDAAMAQVREHVLPLLDTMPPGPRLLIEPTAGGGGALASSAESLGAYLDVLGRDERIGVCLDTCHMHAAGHDLSTPASFATALRTFVRAAGRGAVGLVHVNDSRDPAGSRRDRHAAIGHGTIGRDGFAALFSTPAIRGVPLVVESEVGDHAADIAALKALRSGA from the coding sequence TTGGCGCACGCGCTGCCGCGGGCCGAGGCGGTCGGCGCCGAGGCGATCCAGATCTTCGTGTCCAGCCCGCGCGCCTGGGCGCCGCCGCCGCCCGATCCGGACGGAGACGACGCGTTCAGGTCGGCCTGCGACCTGCCGGTCTTCATCCATGCGCCGTATCTGATCAACTTCGGCTCGCCCTCACCGGAGACGCTCGCCCGCTCGTGTGCGGCCCTGGAGTTCGCGCTGCGGCGGGGCGCGGCAGTCGGCGCGCGCGGCGTCGTGGTGCACGCGGGATCGGCCGTGCTGGGGAACGCGTGGGACGCGGCGATGGCACAGGTGCGTGAGCACGTACTGCCGCTCCTCGACACGATGCCGCCGGGACCGCGGCTGCTGATCGAGCCGACCGCGGGCGGTGGCGGCGCGCTCGCCTCCAGCGCCGAGTCGCTCGGTGCGTACCTCGACGTCCTCGGCCGCGACGAGCGAATCGGCGTGTGCCTGGACACCTGCCACATGCACGCCGCCGGCCACGACCTGTCGACGCCCGCCTCGTTCGCCACCGCGCTGCGCACCTTCGTCCGGGCAGCCGGGCGCGGCGCTGTCGGGCTGGTGCACGTGAACGACAGTCGCGATCCTGCCGGGTCCCGGCGCGACCGGCACGCGGCGATCGGGCACGGCACGATCGGGCGGGACGGGTTCGCGGCACTGTTCAGCACGCCCGCGATCCGCGGCGTCCCGCTGGTCGTCGAGTCCGAGGTGGGCGACCATGCCGCCGACATCGCCGCCCTGAAGGCGCTGCGCTCCGGGGCTTGA
- a CDS encoding PDDEXK family nuclease, whose protein sequence is MALSLGDPRLISTWTALRLSGTSPDRIRAQLEAGRWRRWGYAIALHNGPLTREQRWFVARVHGGPRALLTAFTALEAFGLSGWQRDRVDLLTPAGARRNLGSPVPFQVHRVRTWDSVRRHRRAPVHRCADAALVAAASFASARPACGLLAAVVQQRLVGPAHLRESLERAPRLRHRALLQSALDDIAQGSQALSEIDFIRLCRRAGLPPPQRQTIRRERGGRRRHLDATWRRRDGRLLVVEVDGALHLEQRRWWDDQHRQNEIVLSDAIVLRFPSAVVRTQPEVVAVQIRRALGL, encoded by the coding sequence ATGGCGCTCTCACTCGGCGATCCGCGGCTGATCAGCACGTGGACCGCACTGCGACTCAGCGGCACCAGCCCCGACCGGATCCGGGCGCAGCTCGAGGCCGGCCGCTGGCGGCGCTGGGGGTACGCGATCGCCTTGCACAACGGGCCACTCACCCGCGAGCAGCGCTGGTTCGTCGCCCGCGTACACGGTGGCCCGCGGGCGTTGCTCACCGCGTTCACTGCCCTTGAGGCGTTCGGCCTGTCGGGCTGGCAGCGCGACCGTGTCGATCTGCTCACGCCGGCCGGCGCGCGGCGCAACCTCGGCAGCCCGGTCCCGTTCCAGGTTCATCGCGTGCGCACCTGGGACAGCGTGCGCCGCCACCGCCGAGCACCGGTTCACCGTTGCGCCGACGCCGCTCTGGTCGCGGCTGCGAGCTTCGCGTCGGCGCGCCCGGCGTGCGGATTGCTCGCCGCAGTCGTCCAGCAGCGCCTGGTCGGGCCGGCGCACCTGCGCGAATCCCTCGAGCGTGCGCCACGGCTGAGGCACCGGGCGTTGCTGCAGTCGGCGTTAGACGACATCGCGCAGGGCTCACAGGCGCTGTCCGAGATCGACTTCATCCGGCTCTGTCGCCGCGCCGGGCTGCCGCCGCCGCAGCGGCAGACGATCCGCCGCGAGCGGGGCGGGCGCCGCCGACACCTGGACGCGACGTGGCGACGCCGGGACGGACGGTTGCTCGTCGTCGAGGTGGACGGTGCGCTGCATCTGGAACAGCGACGCTGGTGGGACGATCAACATCGCCAGAACGAGATCGTGTTGTCGGATGCGATCGTGCTCCGATTCCCCAGCGCCGTGGTGCGCACCCAACCCGAGGTGGTCGCCGTCCAGATCCGTCGCGCGCTCGGCCTTTGA
- the aroF gene encoding 3-deoxy-7-phosphoheptulonate synthase, producing MVIVMAPGASDSDIADVVTHIETHGGQAFVSRGVMRTIVGVVGTEEVLETLDAGRLPGVAETMRITAPYKLVSAQNHAKRTTIRVGGVPIGPDTFTLIAGPCAVETAEQTLESARMAKRAGATLLRGGAYKPRTSPYAFQGLGVEGLRILAEVRDVVGLPIVTEVMDAADVEVVTEHADMLQVGTRNMQNFGLLQAVGACGKPVMLKRGLTATYEEWLMAAEYIAQRGNLDIVLCERGVRSFEPAIRNLLDVSAVPMMQRLSHLPVIVDPSHAAGRRDLVVPLARAGIAAGADGVMVDVHPHPEAALCDGAQALFGDALDELARAVSTIPALLGRTSAAHLAG from the coding sequence ATGGTCATCGTCATGGCGCCGGGTGCCTCCGACAGCGACATCGCCGACGTCGTCACGCACATCGAGACGCACGGCGGGCAGGCGTTCGTCAGCCGCGGCGTGATGCGCACGATCGTCGGCGTGGTGGGCACCGAGGAGGTGCTCGAGACGCTGGACGCCGGCAGGCTGCCCGGTGTCGCCGAGACGATGCGCATCACCGCCCCGTACAAGCTGGTGTCCGCGCAGAACCACGCGAAGCGCACCACGATCCGGGTCGGCGGCGTGCCGATCGGTCCGGACACGTTCACCCTGATCGCGGGTCCGTGCGCGGTCGAGACGGCCGAGCAGACCCTCGAGTCGGCGCGGATGGCCAAGCGCGCGGGCGCGACCCTGCTGCGCGGCGGCGCGTACAAGCCCAGGACCTCGCCCTACGCGTTCCAGGGGTTGGGCGTCGAGGGCTTGCGCATCCTGGCCGAGGTGCGCGACGTCGTAGGGCTGCCGATCGTCACCGAGGTGATGGACGCCGCCGACGTCGAGGTCGTGACCGAGCACGCGGACATGCTGCAGGTCGGTACCCGGAACATGCAGAACTTCGGCCTGTTGCAGGCGGTCGGCGCGTGCGGCAAGCCGGTGATGCTCAAGCGCGGCCTGACCGCGACGTACGAGGAATGGCTGATGGCGGCCGAGTACATCGCCCAGCGCGGCAACCTGGACATCGTGCTGTGCGAGCGCGGTGTGCGCTCGTTCGAGCCCGCGATCCGCAATCTGCTGGACGTGTCCGCGGTACCGATGATGCAGCGCCTCTCGCACCTGCCGGTGATCGTCGACCCGTCGCACGCCGCCGGCCGGCGCGACCTGGTGGTGCCGCTCGCGCGTGCCGGGATCGCGGCCGGAGCCGACGGCGTGATGGTCGACGTGCACCCGCACCCGGAGGCGGCTCTGTGCGACGGCGCCCAGGCCCTCTTCGGCGACGCGCTGGACGAGCTGGCACGCGCCGTCAGCACCATCCCGGCGCTGCTCGGTCGCACGTCGGCCGCCCACCTCGCCGGCTGA